A section of the Primulina eburnea isolate SZY01 chromosome 1, ASM2296580v1, whole genome shotgun sequence genome encodes:
- the LOC140829468 gene encoding phosphoenolpyruvate/phosphate translocator 2, chloroplastic-like isoform X3, translating to MWALKLHPTPKLSRSQLGPIFLLALGHTAGNLLTNISIGTVTVSFTHTIKAMEPFFTVLLAALFLGESPSIWVIASLVPVVGGVALASFTEASFNWIGFNSAMASNLTNQTRNVFSKKLMVKMEGTLDNINLFSIITIISFLLLAPAAIFQDGVKFTPSYLQYAASQGLNVRELCIRSFLSGFCFHTYQQVSYMILQMVSPVTHAVGNCVKRVVVIVSSIIFFRTLVSPINALGTGVALAGVCLYSRAKRIKPKDE from the exons TCCATCCAACACCAAAACTAAGCCGGTCTCAG CTTGGACCAATATTTCTACTGGCTCTTGGACACACAGCAGGAAATCTTTTAACAAATATAAGTATCGGAACTGTCACTGTTTCGTTCACACACACGATCAAAGCAATGGAACCTTTCTTCACAGTGCTGCTTGCTGCCCTGTTTCTTGGAGAG AGTCCCTCTATATGGGTTATTGCTTCTCTTGTTCCGGTTGTTGGTGGCGTGGCTTTAGCATCGTTCACTGAGGCCTCTTTCAACTG GATAGGTTTTAACAGCGCAATGGCTTCAAATCTTACAAACCAAACACGAAATGTCTTCAGTAAAAAACTAATGGTTAAAATGGAG GGAACCCTGGATAACATTAATCTGTTCTCTATCATAACAATCATCTCATTTTTACTTCTGGCACCTGCTGCAATATTCCAGGATGGTGTCAAGTTTACTCCTTCATACTTGCAATATGCT GCAAGTCAAGGTTTGAATGTTAGAGAGTTGTGTATAAGGTCTTTTTTATCTGGTTTCTGCTTCCACACGTACCAACAG GTTTCTTACATGATATTACAAATGGTATCACCGGTAACTCATGCAGTAGGAAACTGTGTAAAGAGAGTAGTGGTGATTGTGTCTTCAATAATCTTTTTCCGAACGCTTGTATCGCCGATAAATGCATTGGGGACTGGTGTAGCTCTGGCTGGAGTTTGCTTGTATTCAAGAGCAAAGAGAATCAAACCAAAAGATGAATGA
- the LOC140829856 gene encoding shaggy-related protein kinase epsilon-like isoform X1, which produces MEAGGVVCEKPKCDAMLVDKLPEEINEMKIKDEKVEKEMEATVVDGNGTETGHIIVTTIGGKNGQPKQTVSYMAERVVGQGSFGIVFQAKHLETGEMVAIKKVLQDKRYKNRELQTMRLLDHPNVISLKHCFFSTTDKDDLYLNLVLEYVPETLYRVARHYNKANQRMPMIYVKLYTYQIFRALSYIHGIGVCHRDIKPQNLLVNPHTHQLKLCDFGSAKVLVKGEPNISYICSRYYRAPELIFGATEYSSAIDIWSVGCVLAELLLGQPIFPGESGVDQLVEIIKVLGTPTREEIKCMNPNYTEFKFPQIKAHPWHKIFHKRMPPEAVDLVSRLLQYSPNLRCTALEACIHPFFNELHESNTRLPNGRPLPPLFNFKPQELKGASPEQLSKLIPEHARKQYPFFFGA; this is translated from the exons ATGGAGGCAGGTGGTGTTGTTTGTGAAAAGCCAAAGTGTGATGCGATGCTCGTGGACAAACTTCCGGAGGAAATCAATGAAATGAAGATCAAGGATGAGAAGGTGGAGAAG GAAATGGAAGCAACAGTGGTGGATGGAAATGGGACCGAAACAGGACACATAATTGTGACGACTATCGGTGGTAAAAATGGCCAGCCCAAGCAG ACTGTAAGTTATATGGCGGAGCGAGTTGTGGGACAAGGATCATTTGGGATTGTATTTCAG GCAAAGCATCTAGAGACTGGTGAAATGGTCGCAATCAAAAAAGTTTTGCAGGATAAAAGATACAAAAATCGTGAATTGCAAACGATGCGCCTTCTGGATCACCCCAATGTTATTTCACTTAAACACTGCTTCTTTTCGACCACCGACAAGGATGATCTCTACCTCAATTTAGTTCTTGAATATGTTCCTGAGACACTCTACCGGGTTGCTAGACATTACAACAAGGCGAACCAACGAATGCCAATGATCTATGTCAAGCTCTATACGTATCAG ATTTTTAGAGCTTTGTCATACATCCATGGAATAGGAGTCTGCCACAgggacatcaaacctcaaaacCTTTTG GTCAATCCCCATACCCATCAGCTGAAACTTTGTGATTTTGGAAGTGCAAAAGTTTTG GTGAAAGGCGAGCCaaatatttcttatatatgtTCTCGGTACTATCGTGCTCCAGAACTCATATTTGGTGCCACTGAGTACTCTAGTGCTATTGATATCTGGTCTGTGGGTTGCGTTCTTGCTGAACTTCTTCTTGGACAG CCCATCTTTCCCGGGGAGAGTGGAGTTGATCAGCTTGTGGAAATTATCAAG GTACTTGGAACACCGACGCGTGAGGAAATAAAATGCATGAATCCAAACTACACTGAGTTCAAATTCCCCCAAATCAAGGCTCATCCATGGCACAAG ATTTTCCACAAACGGATGCCACCTGAAGCTGTAGATCTCGTGTCGAGACTTCTTCAATACTCTCCAAACTTAAGGTGCACTGCC TTGGAAGCTTGTATCCACCCGTTTTTCAACGAACTCCATGAATCCAATACGCGTCTTCCCAATGGTCGTCCATTACCTCCTCTCTTCAACTTCAAACCCCAAG AGTTGAAAGGAGCATCTCCAGAACAACTTTCCAAACTGATACCTGAGCATGCTCGGAAGCAGTATCCGTTCTTCTTTGGTGCCTGA
- the LOC140829856 gene encoding shaggy-related protein kinase epsilon-like isoform X2 produces the protein MEAGGVVCEKPKCDAMLVDKLPEEINEMKIKDEKEMEATVVDGNGTETGHIIVTTIGGKNGQPKQTVSYMAERVVGQGSFGIVFQAKHLETGEMVAIKKVLQDKRYKNRELQTMRLLDHPNVISLKHCFFSTTDKDDLYLNLVLEYVPETLYRVARHYNKANQRMPMIYVKLYTYQIFRALSYIHGIGVCHRDIKPQNLLVNPHTHQLKLCDFGSAKVLVKGEPNISYICSRYYRAPELIFGATEYSSAIDIWSVGCVLAELLLGQPIFPGESGVDQLVEIIKVLGTPTREEIKCMNPNYTEFKFPQIKAHPWHKIFHKRMPPEAVDLVSRLLQYSPNLRCTALEACIHPFFNELHESNTRLPNGRPLPPLFNFKPQELKGASPEQLSKLIPEHARKQYPFFFGA, from the exons ATGGAGGCAGGTGGTGTTGTTTGTGAAAAGCCAAAGTGTGATGCGATGCTCGTGGACAAACTTCCGGAGGAAATCAATGAAATGAAGATCAAGGATGAGAAG GAAATGGAAGCAACAGTGGTGGATGGAAATGGGACCGAAACAGGACACATAATTGTGACGACTATCGGTGGTAAAAATGGCCAGCCCAAGCAG ACTGTAAGTTATATGGCGGAGCGAGTTGTGGGACAAGGATCATTTGGGATTGTATTTCAG GCAAAGCATCTAGAGACTGGTGAAATGGTCGCAATCAAAAAAGTTTTGCAGGATAAAAGATACAAAAATCGTGAATTGCAAACGATGCGCCTTCTGGATCACCCCAATGTTATTTCACTTAAACACTGCTTCTTTTCGACCACCGACAAGGATGATCTCTACCTCAATTTAGTTCTTGAATATGTTCCTGAGACACTCTACCGGGTTGCTAGACATTACAACAAGGCGAACCAACGAATGCCAATGATCTATGTCAAGCTCTATACGTATCAG ATTTTTAGAGCTTTGTCATACATCCATGGAATAGGAGTCTGCCACAgggacatcaaacctcaaaacCTTTTG GTCAATCCCCATACCCATCAGCTGAAACTTTGTGATTTTGGAAGTGCAAAAGTTTTG GTGAAAGGCGAGCCaaatatttcttatatatgtTCTCGGTACTATCGTGCTCCAGAACTCATATTTGGTGCCACTGAGTACTCTAGTGCTATTGATATCTGGTCTGTGGGTTGCGTTCTTGCTGAACTTCTTCTTGGACAG CCCATCTTTCCCGGGGAGAGTGGAGTTGATCAGCTTGTGGAAATTATCAAG GTACTTGGAACACCGACGCGTGAGGAAATAAAATGCATGAATCCAAACTACACTGAGTTCAAATTCCCCCAAATCAAGGCTCATCCATGGCACAAG ATTTTCCACAAACGGATGCCACCTGAAGCTGTAGATCTCGTGTCGAGACTTCTTCAATACTCTCCAAACTTAAGGTGCACTGCC TTGGAAGCTTGTATCCACCCGTTTTTCAACGAACTCCATGAATCCAATACGCGTCTTCCCAATGGTCGTCCATTACCTCCTCTCTTCAACTTCAAACCCCAAG AGTTGAAAGGAGCATCTCCAGAACAACTTTCCAAACTGATACCTGAGCATGCTCGGAAGCAGTATCCGTTCTTCTTTGGTGCCTGA
- the LOC140830056 gene encoding peptide deformylase 1B, chloroplastic translates to MWLMARATYLHSSVVHTRTCFPSHRSSAALLYSHNLSQILPFSSRRHFLLSFNQYENPPKLLITAQARRSFSSSRGEAFASAADLLYGEPLKIVKYPEPFLRVKNKRIKTFDENLKKIVDEMFDIMYRTDGIGLSAPQVGINIQLMVFNTVGERGEGEEIVLVNPRITRYSKKIVPYNEGCLSFPGIHADVERPDSLKVEAQDITGAEFELNLTGLPARVFQHEYDHLLGILFFDRMSDEVLDSIRVDLQAMEKSYEERTGSPSPEKIDKSRRKMKAVGFGKS, encoded by the exons ATGTGGTTGATGGCTCGTGCAACTTATCTCCATTCCTCCGTAGTTCACACTCGGACATGCTTCCCCTCCCACCGCAGCTCAGCGGCCCTATTGTATTCACATAACCTCAGCCAAATACTACCCTTTTCCTCCAGAAGACATTTCCTTTTATCGTTTAACCAGTATGAGAACCCCCCCAAACTGCTAATCACTGCGCAGGCTCGGCGAAGCTTTTCATCCTCGCGTGGAGAAGCATTTGCTTCTG CGGCTGATTTATTGTATGGGGAGCCTCTTAAAATTGTGAAGTATCCAGAACCATTTTTGAGAGTCAAGAACAAGAGAATCAAGACCTTCGACGAGAATTTGAAAAAGATCGTCGATGAGATGTTTGACATAATGTACAG AACTGATGGAATTGGACTCTCTGCACCACAAGTGGGGATAAATATTCAACTTATGGTGTTTAATACAGTTGGCGAACGTGGTGAAGGAGAGGAGATTGTTCTTGTCAATCCACGCATCACTAGATATTCCAAAAAGATTGTTCCGTATAACGAGGGTTGTTTGTCATTCCCAGGGATTCACGCTGATGTGGAG AGACCAGATTCTTTGAAAGTCGAGGCACAAGATATTACAGGTGCAGAATTTGAACTTAATTTGACAGGACTTCCTGCGCGGGTTTTCCAGCACGAATATGATCATCTACTG GGCATCCTATTTTTTGATAGGATGAGCGATGAAGTTCTTGATAGTATTCGCGTGGATTTACAG GCCATGGAAAAGAGTTATGAGGAGAGGACTGGATCACCAAGTCCTGAAAAGATTGATAAAAGCAGAAGAAAGATGAAAGCTGTTGGATTTGGAAAATCTTGA
- the LOC140830113 gene encoding ADP-ribosylation factor 1-like — MGLTFTKLFTRLFAKKEMRILMVGLDAAGKTTILYKLKLGEIVTTIPTIGFNVETVEYKNISFTVWDVGGQDKIRPLWRHYFQNTQGLIFVVDSNDRDRVVEARDELHRMLNEDELRDAVLLVFANKQDLPNAMNAAEITDKLGLHSLRQRHWYIQSTCATSGEGLYEGLDWLSSNIASKA, encoded by the exons ATGGGACTTACATTCACCAAGCTGTTCACCAGGCTTTTTGCTAAGAAAGAGATGCGAATTCTGATGGTGGGTCTTGATGCTGCTGGTAAGACCACCATATTGTACAAGCTCAAGCTCGGGGAAATAGTTACTACAATCCCAACCATTG GATTTAATGTTGAGACAGTGGAATACAAAAACATTAGCTTCACTGTCTGGGATGTTGGTGGTCAGGACAAG ATTCGTCCTTTGTGGAGGCACTACTTCCAAAATACTCAGGGTCTTATCTTTGTGGTTGATAGCAATGACAGGGATCGAGTTGTCGAAGCAAGGGATGAACTGCATAGGATGTTGAATGAG GATGAGTTGAGAGATGCTGTCTTGCTGGTATTTGCAAATAAGCAAGATCTTCCCAATGCAATGAATGCCGCAGAGATCACTGATAAGCTGGGTCTGCATTCTCTCCGTCAACGCCATTG GTATATTCAGAGCACATGTGCAACCTCTGGTGAGGGTCTATATGAAGGACTTGATTGGCTTTCTAGCAACATTGCTAGCAAG GCATAA
- the LOC140814540 gene encoding uncharacterized protein: MKNNQEDAYLCPSFNCYTAEKLAEIAVKVAMEDEENDEDGAFHEFTFVLRDEEVVAYDGQIRSIFPVFNRDLVSSDSAEAESLGIPVTNVRSDRNHLSSCSSSEGDDLETVPPGTYCIWRPCPVLRKKSKSTGSKPRSWKFSDLMRRSNSEGKDNYVFLTPKHRSSHDQKPQKLIEASKIQKVTGTKSISGGGAPGSPSPHEVLYTWNRAMNAEKRKKSYLPYRQDLVGFFANVNGFSRSYPHF; encoded by the coding sequence ATGAAGAACAATCAAGAAGATGCATACCTGTGCCCAAGCTTCAACTGCTATACGGCTGAAAAGTTGGCAGAAATCGCTGTAAAAGTCGCCATGGAGGATGAAGAAAACGATGAAGATGGGGCCTTTCATGAGTTCACTTTTGTACTCCGAGATGAAGAGGTTGTGGCTTACGATGGCCAAATCAGGTCCATCTTCCCCGTCTTCAACCGAGATCTTGTTTCATCTGATTCTGCCGAAGCGGAGAGTCTCGGAATTCCTGTGACCAACGTTCGATCAGATCGGAACCACCTATCGTCGTGTTCGTCGTCGGAAGGCGATGATTTGGAGACCGTGCCCCCGGGGACGTACTGCATTTGGAGGCCATGTCCGGTCTTGCGTAAGAAGAGCAAGTCGACTGGATCGAAGCCGAGGAGCTGGAAGTTCTCCGACCTGATGCGGCGGAGCAACAGCGAAGGGAAGGACAATTATGTGTTTTTGACTCCCAAGCACCGTAGTAGTCATGATCAAAAGCCTCAGAAGTTGATCGAAGCTTCGAAAATCCAAAAGGTTACAGGAACAAAGTCCATCTCCGGCGGCGGGGCGCCGGGATCTCCGTCGCCGCACGAGGTGCTTTACACGTGGAACAGAGCGATGAATGCAGAGAAGAGGAAGAAATCGTATCTGCCGTACAGGCAAGACCTTGTAGGGTTTTTTGCTAATGTCAACGGTTTTAGCAGGAGTTACCCGCACTTCTAG
- the LOC140830215 gene encoding phosphoglucan phosphatase LSF1, chloroplastic-like, translating to MYLLQFLNYRGFRCSVFPCSNDNFQKSGAAIPSSFCGRGFHFKNGVSKFTARRSCGRVSTVFVAVSSSSSSSSSSFNMNLNEYMVTLEKPLGIRFGLSVEGKVFVLALQKGGNAEKSRIVMVGDTLKKASESSTSKLVEIRDYGDMEILVKEKAGSCSLVLERPSSPFPIHLYLLNDLDTLFNESLVPISTWNDYIQSPNSNASGEGAGKSGSVTFCPKLLSSKGWKYLNDQNKNGQPKIAMNSPTLPFGPLVATFTEELPETTEWGHGSFPLEEYVKALEHSNEELYYNHSLGMRYSKITEQIYVGSCIQTEKDVETLSDTVGVTAVLNFQSTIEAANWGIDSNSINESCQKFNILMINHPIRDSDSFDMRKKLPFCVGLLLRLLKKNHRVCITCTTGFDRSPACVIAYLHWITDTSLHAAHNFVTGLHTCRPDRPAIAWATWDLIAMVESGIHDGPSTHAVTFVWNGHEGEDVSLVGDFTGNWKEPIKAVHKGGPKYEVDIRLPQGKYYYKYIINENWRHSTASPTERDERGNVNNVIVIGDTANVEPSLLPPQKDANIVKVIERPLTENERFMLAKAARCVAFSVCPIRLAPK from the exons ATGTATCTTCTGCAGTTCTTGAATTACAGGGGTTTCCGCTGCTCCGTGTTCccgtgttcaaatgacaacttccAGAAGAGCGGCGCGGCCATTCCATCCTCATTTTGTGGCAGAGGTTTCCATTTCAAGAATGGAGTTTCGAAATTCACCGCGCGTCGATCTTGTGGAAGGGTTTCCACCGTTTTCGTGGCGGtatcctcctcctcctcctcctcctcctcctcgtTCAATATGAATCTGAACGAGTATATGGTTACGCTGGAGAAGCCCCTTGGCATTCGATTCGGGCTCTCTGTTGAAGGGAAAGTCTTTGTTCTTGCACTTCAGAAAGGG GGGAATGCTGAGAAATCAAGAATAGTCATGGTGGGTGACACTTTGAAGAAAGCGAGTGAATCGTCTACTTCAAAGCTTGTTGAAATCAGGGACTACGGTGATATGGA GATTCTTGTCAAGGAGAAAGCCGGTTCTTGTAGCCTCGTACTCGAGAGACCCTCCTCCCCTTTCCCCATCCATCTCtatcttctgaatgatcttgaTACTTTATTTAACGAAAGTCTTGTTCCAATTTCCACTTGGAACGATTATATACAATCTCCAAATTCGAATGCGTCAGGCGAGGGTGCTGGAAAATCTGGATCTGTAACATTTTGTCCAAAACTTTTGTCTTCCAAAGGATGGAAGTATTTGAATGATCAGAACAAGAATGGTCAACCAAAGATAGCTATGAATTCTCCGACTCTACCATTTGGTCCTCTTGTTGCCACTTTCACAGAGGAATTGCCCGAAACCACGGAATGGGGGCATGGGAGTTTTCCGCTGGAGGAGTATGTGAAGGCATTGGAACATTCAAATGAAGAGCTCTACTATAACCATTCTCTTGGTATGCGCTATAGTAAG ATTACGGAGCAAATTTATGTCGGATCATGTATTCAAACAGAAAAAGATGTAGAGACGCTGTCTGACACAGTG GGAGTGACAGCAGTACTGAATTTCCAGAGTACGATTGAAGCTGCAAATTGGGGAATTGATTCAAATTCGATTAATGAGTCATGCCAAAAGTTCAACATTCTTATGATTAACCATCCCATAAG ggACTCAGATTCTTTTGACATGAGAAAAAAACTGCCATTCTGTGTGGGTCTTCTGTTGCGGTTACTTAAGAAGAACCATCGTGTTTGTATTACTTGCACCACTGGGTTTGATCGATCGCCTGCTTGTGTGATTGCCTACCTACACTGGATAACAGATACCTCCCTTCATGCTGCTCACAACTTTGTTACGGGTTTGCATACATGCAGGCCTGACAG GCCAGCGATTGCCTGGGCAACATGGGATCTTATTGCCATGGTTGAAAGTGGTATCCATGATGGACCGTCAACCCATGCTGTAACTTTTGTATGGAACGGTCATGAG GGGGAAGATGTATCCTTGGTTGGAGATTTTACCGGAAACTGGAAAGAGCCAATCAAGGCAGTCCACAAGGGTGGTCCCAAATATGAAGTTGATATTAGACTTCCACAGGGAAA ATACTACTACAAGTACATTATTAATGAAAACTGGAGGCATTCAACAGCTTCGCCGACGGAAAGGGATGAAAGGGGGAATGTTAACAATGTAATCGTAATCGGTGACACAGCCAATGTGGAACCTTCTCTTCTGCCGCCACAGAAG GACGCAAATATTGTGAAGGTCATTGAGAGGCCATTGACGGAAAATGAACGCTTTATGTTGGCAAAAGCCGCTCGATGTGTTGCCTTTTCTGTCTGTCCTATAAGGTTGGCTCCAAAGTGA